In Rickettsia endosymbiont of Gonocerus acuteangulatus, the following are encoded in one genomic region:
- the tnpA gene encoding IS200/IS605 family transposase, giving the protein MSKYIHKSHNVTVLLYHMVFPAKYRRAVFDVSVDQVLREICLEIEKRYQIKFLEIGVDEDHVHFLVQSVPTYSVTKIVTTIKSVTARQIFRQCPQVKKQLWGGEFWTDGYFTSTVGKHGNENMIGKYVKNQGKEYQKLHEDHQLAFF; this is encoded by the coding sequence ATGAGCAAATATATACATAAAAGTCATAATGTTACGGTACTGCTGTATCACATGGTATTTCCAGCAAAATATCGCCGAGCAGTGTTTGACGTATCAGTTGATCAAGTATTACGAGAAATATGTTTAGAGATAGAAAAGAGATATCAAATAAAATTTTTAGAAATAGGGGTTGATGAAGATCATGTCCATTTTTTGGTACAATCTGTACCAACCTATAGCGTAACAAAAATAGTAACAACAATTAAAAGTGTTACAGCTCGTCAAATATTTAGACAGTGTCCACAGGTAAAGAAACAATTATGGGGTGGAGAATTTTGGACTGATGGATATTTTACGAGTACGGTAGGTAAGCATGGAAATGAGAATATGATAGGAAAATACGTAAAAAACCAAGGCAAGGAATATCAGAAACTGCATGAGGATCATCAGCTAGCTTTCTTCTAA
- a CDS encoding transposase: MTTWYSTHKIMQHVDSLGKYYYAPIKANRNVSKTHDSKPYKAVKELTFSDEEIRHGVEIHIKGFAKNKHVNLFKFTVPTNRVEYVVTNNKTHKSSKAAQDECGFRWVIESMHREIKQLTGIERCQCRKQRIQRNHISWAFLVWAFLKRTANTIGKTVYQIKLGLLDDYMQQQLRSPSLRYLEPNIA; the protein is encoded by the coding sequence ATGACAACATGGTATTCTACACACAAAATTATGCAACATGTTGACTCTCTGGGGAAATATTATTATGCCCCTATTAAAGCCAATAGAAACGTTAGTAAAACACACGATTCTAAACCTTATAAAGCTGTAAAAGAGTTGACATTTTCAGATGAAGAGATCAGGCATGGAGTAGAGATTCATATAAAAGGCTTTGCTAAAAATAAGCATGTTAATTTGTTTAAATTTACTGTTCCTACCAACAGAGTTGAGTATGTTGTTACCAATAACAAAACTCACAAATCTTCTAAAGCTGCACAAGATGAGTGTGGCTTTCGATGGGTAATTGAGAGCATGCACAGAGAAATTAAGCAACTTACTGGGATAGAACGTTGTCAATGCAGGAAACAGCGTATTCAACGTAATCATATTAGTTGGGCATTTTTAGTTTGGGCATTTCTCAAAAGGACTGCAAATACAATCGGTAAAACGGTTTACCAAATAAAGTTAGGGCTTTTAGATGACTATATGCAACAACAGCTGCGTTCTCCATCTTTACGATATTTAGAACCAAACATAGCGTAA
- the istA gene encoding IS21 family transposase, with the protein MYTTIITLYKQGNSQRNIAKLTRTDRKTVRKIINRYVEAGTESPAIYERSSVLDFWHEKIIELLEKNLSYIRIFEELKNQGYTSSYTSLTRYIKKYKIKDNSCIRFHTLAGEEAQVDFGDIGLQYNSKGRRVKAYVFNMRLSYSRLDYYEVVFDQSCQTWIQCHINAFNYFAGSPKVIKLDNLKAGVVDANFYEPVYQKEYKCLADHYGILLSPCRVYQPQEKGKVESGIKYVKNNFFAGRKFDRYEELTNGLANWLNKANSRIHGTTKRIPRELFEQEERSSLIPLPLETFDLSSWHNRKVAKDCHITIDNNYYSVPAKYIYSEVMVQLSPKLVQIFSIQNDLIARHVRTEGKGIFTTNPSHYAKYKRLCPGFIEYSEHYQQQMQQIGNNCSLLLESLQQTRVNDWQRCARGIISLRKVYNDDLIDKACHRALHYGISSYSKIKNILNSNAVNLPLPEFGGNNAELI; encoded by the coding sequence ATGTATACAACAATTATCACCCTTTATAAACAAGGCAATAGTCAAAGGAATATTGCCAAACTAACAAGAACAGACCGCAAAACAGTACGAAAAATAATAAACCGCTATGTAGAGGCTGGTACAGAATCCCCAGCAATCTATGAACGATCTTCAGTTTTGGATTTTTGGCACGAAAAAATAATTGAGTTATTAGAAAAAAATCTGAGTTACATAAGAATTTTTGAGGAGTTAAAAAATCAAGGTTATACAAGCAGTTATACTTCTTTGACCCGTTATATCAAAAAATATAAAATTAAGGATAACAGTTGCATTCGTTTTCATACTTTAGCAGGAGAGGAAGCACAAGTAGATTTTGGTGACATAGGCTTACAGTATAATTCTAAAGGGCGTAGAGTTAAAGCATATGTATTTAATATGCGTTTAAGCTATAGTCGCCTTGATTATTATGAAGTAGTGTTTGATCAAAGTTGTCAAACATGGATTCAATGTCATATCAATGCATTTAATTATTTTGCTGGTAGTCCAAAAGTAATAAAACTTGATAATCTTAAAGCTGGAGTAGTAGATGCCAATTTTTATGAGCCAGTATATCAGAAGGAATATAAGTGCTTAGCCGATCATTATGGAATTTTACTTTCTCCTTGTCGAGTGTATCAACCGCAAGAAAAAGGCAAAGTTGAGTCGGGAATAAAATACGTTAAAAATAATTTTTTTGCTGGTCGTAAATTTGATAGATATGAAGAATTAACAAATGGTCTTGCAAATTGGTTAAATAAGGCCAATAGCCGAATACATGGTACTACTAAGAGAATACCTAGAGAACTGTTTGAGCAAGAGGAAAGAAGTAGTTTGATTCCTTTACCATTAGAAACTTTTGATTTGTCATCTTGGCATAATCGAAAAGTAGCAAAAGATTGTCATATTACCATAGATAATAATTATTACTCTGTACCAGCAAAATATATATACAGTGAGGTAATGGTACAATTGTCCCCAAAACTTGTTCAAATATTTTCTATACAAAATGATTTAATAGCAAGACACGTTAGAACAGAGGGCAAGGGGATATTTACCACTAATCCGTCTCATTATGCTAAATACAAACGTCTATGCCCAGGTTTTATAGAATATAGTGAACATTATCAACAACAAATGCAGCAGATAGGGAATAATTGCAGTTTATTATTAGAATCATTACAACAAACAAGAGTGAATGATTGGCAACGTTGTGCACGAGGTATCATTTCTTTACGTAAGGTTTACAATGATGACTTAATAGATAAAGCCTGTCATAGAGCACTACATTATGGTATAAGTTCTTACTCTAAAATTAAGAATATTTTAAATAGTAATGCAGTAAACTTACCATTACCAGAGTTTGGAGGTAATAATGCAGAACTTATTTAA
- the istB gene encoding IS21-like element helper ATPase IstB yields the protein MQNLFNDLRSFRLSGIVNSLNERIIYAQNNKLGFKEFLSLLCEDEKSNRKDNNYRRRKSAAKLPVTKNLEDFDFNFQPSVDAKVISDLSTCDYINTKGNVIFIGDSGTGKTHLAIGLALKALTREYSVYFTTVSDMLYNLHIARADNSYHKKVKLLLSFDLLILDELGFKQLPKHSVEDFFNIIAKRYENKSTIITTNKDFEKWNEIFADEVLTHAIIDRVVHHAHILNIKGKSYRINNYKSGGNMA from the coding sequence ATGCAGAACTTATTTAATGACCTACGAAGCTTTAGATTATCAGGTATAGTCAATAGTTTAAATGAAAGGATTATTTATGCTCAAAATAATAAACTAGGATTTAAAGAATTTCTATCACTATTATGTGAAGATGAAAAATCTAACCGTAAGGATAATAATTACCGTCGCCGTAAAAGTGCTGCTAAATTGCCGGTAACTAAAAATTTAGAAGACTTTGATTTTAATTTCCAACCAAGTGTTGATGCCAAAGTAATAAGTGATTTATCAACTTGTGATTATATTAATACTAAGGGAAATGTAATATTCATAGGTGATTCAGGAACTGGGAAAACTCATCTTGCCATTGGGCTAGCATTAAAAGCTTTAACACGAGAATACTCTGTATATTTTACTACGGTATCGGATATGCTTTATAATTTACATATTGCAAGAGCAGATAATAGTTATCACAAAAAGGTTAAATTACTCCTATCGTTTGATTTATTAATTCTTGATGAGCTCGGGTTTAAGCAATTGCCAAAACATTCAGTAGAAGACTTTTTTAATATTATTGCTAAACGATATGAAAATAAATCTACCATTATTACCACAAACAAGGATTTTGAAAAATGGAATGAAATATTTGCTGATGAAGTATTAACTCATGCAATTATTGATCGAGTGGTACATCATGCTCATATACTAAACATAAAAGGTAAAAGTTATCGTATTAATAACTATAAATCTGGAGGTAATATGGCATAA
- the lepA gene encoding translation elongation factor 4 gives MNNQKYIRNFSIIAHIDHGKSTLADRLIEYCGGLQAREMSQQVLDSMDIEKERGITIKAQTVRLVYKAKDGNTYYLNLMDTPGHVDFAYEVSRSLAACKGSLLVVDSTQGVEAQTLANVYQAIENDHEIVPVLNKIDLPASEPDQVKQQIEDIIGIDASEAVLISAKSGIGIDLVLEAIVNKLPPPKESNTDILKALLVDSWYDPYLGVVILVCIIDGSLRKNMKVKMMATNSVYTIENVGYFTPKKHISDVLNAGEIGFFTASIKQVADCKVGDTITDEKKPCEQALPGFKPNLPVVFCGLYPTDSAEFEHLKDSLAKLRLNDASFEYEMESSSALGVGFRCGFLGLLHLEIIQERLSREFDLDLITTAPSVVYKIHMREGESLEIHNPADLPDLQKIDSMEEPWIKATIMVPDEFLGTVLTLCTEKRGMQLDHSYIANRAKVVYKLPLNEIVYDFYDRLKSCSKGYASFEWQMDTYEPSELVKLGILVNGEAVDALSTIVHRSRAEQRGRALCVRLKDLIPRQQIDIAIQASIGSRIIARETIKALRKDVLSKCYGGDITRKRKLLEKQKAGKKRMRQYGNIDIPQSAFIAALKIGDE, from the coding sequence ATGAATAATCAAAAATATATAAGGAACTTCTCAATAATAGCTCATATTGATCACGGCAAATCTACTTTAGCTGATCGGTTAATTGAGTATTGCGGCGGTCTGCAGGCTAGAGAAATGAGCCAGCAAGTACTAGATTCAATGGATATCGAAAAAGAGCGTGGCATAACAATCAAAGCCCAAACTGTACGGCTTGTATATAAGGCTAAAGACGGCAATACTTATTATTTAAATTTGATGGATACCCCTGGGCATGTCGATTTCGCTTATGAGGTTAGTAGATCGCTTGCAGCGTGTAAGGGGTCGTTGTTAGTGGTTGATAGTACGCAAGGGGTAGAGGCACAAACTCTTGCTAATGTTTATCAGGCAATTGAGAATGATCATGAAATAGTGCCGGTGCTAAATAAGATTGATTTGCCGGCTTCAGAACCTGACCAAGTAAAGCAGCAAATAGAGGATATAATTGGGATTGATGCAAGTGAGGCAGTACTGATTTCTGCCAAAAGTGGTATAGGTATTGACTTAGTTTTAGAAGCAATCGTAAATAAATTACCTCCGCCGAAAGAAAGTAATACAGATATTTTAAAAGCATTGCTTGTTGATAGTTGGTATGACCCGTATCTTGGTGTAGTTATTTTAGTGTGTATTATTGACGGATCGTTACGTAAGAATATGAAAGTCAAAATGATGGCAACAAACTCGGTTTATACAATAGAAAATGTCGGATATTTCACTCCTAAAAAACATATTTCGGATGTTTTAAATGCAGGGGAAATTGGTTTTTTTACTGCTTCTATAAAACAGGTAGCAGATTGTAAAGTTGGGGATACTATTACCGATGAGAAGAAGCCTTGTGAGCAAGCTCTGCCCGGGTTTAAACCAAACTTGCCGGTAGTATTCTGCGGGCTTTATCCGACGGATAGTGCCGAATTTGAGCATTTAAAGGATTCGTTGGCAAAACTTCGTCTTAATGATGCTAGCTTTGAGTATGAAATGGAAAGCTCATCAGCTCTAGGGGTTGGTTTTAGGTGCGGCTTTTTAGGGCTACTACATTTAGAGATTATACAAGAGCGTTTAAGTAGGGAGTTTGATTTGGATTTAATTACTACTGCTCCAAGCGTGGTGTATAAAATTCATATGCGTGAGGGTGAGAGTCTAGAGATTCATAATCCTGCTGATTTACCTGATTTACAAAAAATTGACTCGATGGAAGAACCTTGGATTAAAGCCACTATAATGGTACCTGATGAGTTTTTAGGTACGGTATTAACGCTTTGTACTGAGAAAAGAGGCATGCAGCTAGATCACAGCTATATAGCAAATAGGGCAAAAGTAGTATATAAATTGCCACTAAATGAAATAGTATATGATTTTTACGATCGTTTAAAAAGTTGCTCAAAAGGTTATGCAAGTTTTGAATGGCAAATGGATACATACGAACCTTCCGAACTTGTTAAGCTTGGGATTTTAGTTAACGGTGAGGCAGTTGATGCGTTATCGACAATCGTACATCGTTCTCGTGCTGAGCAGCGGGGTAGGGCATTATGCGTAAGGCTAAAGGATTTGATACCGAGACAGCAGATCGATATTGCAATTCAAGCGAGTATCGGCAGTCGTATTATTGCCCGTGAGACTATTAAGGCGTTGCGTAAAGATGTATTGTCCAAATGTTATGGCGGAGATATAACCCGTAAGCGTAAGCTACTCGAGAAGCAGAAAGCTGGTAAGAAGAGAATGAGGCAGTACGGCAATATCGACATCCCACAATCTGCCTTTATTGCTGCATTAAAAATAGGAGATGAGTAA
- the prfB gene encoding peptide chain release factor 2 (programmed frameshift) — protein sequence MRAEIENYVKKIEQSLELLRRSLDVETSAARLAELEELTANPDLWNDQANAQKLLREKSNLEEQLGAYNKIKSNLKDALELEEMAEAENDLEIMQQVEKDLQSLSTIAAKFETECLFSGEADNNNCFLEINAGAGGTESHDWASIMMRMYLRFAERLGFKTEIINMINGEEAGIKSCTIRIIGKRAYGWLKTEAGVHRLVRISPFNAAGKRMTSFASSWVYPEINDNIAITIEDKDLRIDTFRASGAGGQHVNTTDSAVRITHIPTGTVTQCQSDRSQHKNKAQTMKMLQAKLYELEMQKRTDSVNEQNAAKTDNSWGHQIRSYVLQPYQMVKDLRTDYETSDTKGVLDGDLEKFVSASLAMNAGTK from the exons ATGCGTGCGGAAATAGAGAATTACGTTAAAAAAATTGAGCAGTCTTTAGAATTGCTTCGGAGGTCACTT GACGTCGAAACGTCAGCAGCTAGACTAGCAGAGTTAGAGGAGTTAACAGCAAATCCTGATTTATGGAATGATCAAGCTAATGCTCAAAAATTACTACGAGAAAAAAGCAATCTAGAAGAACAATTAGGAGCTTATAATAAAATTAAGTCTAATTTAAAAGATGCATTAGAGCTTGAAGAAATGGCTGAAGCTGAAAATGATTTAGAGATAATGCAGCAAGTTGAGAAAGATTTACAATCCTTAAGCACTATTGCCGCAAAATTTGAAACTGAATGCTTGTTTTCAGGTGAAGCCGATAATAATAACTGCTTTTTAGAGATAAATGCCGGAGCGGGAGGAACTGAAAGCCACGATTGGGCGTCTATCATGATGCGTATGTATCTACGTTTTGCTGAAAGATTAGGCTTCAAAACTGAGATCATTAATATGATTAATGGCGAAGAAGCAGGCATAAAATCATGCACGATTAGGATAATCGGCAAACGTGCTTATGGCTGGCTTAAAACTGAAGCAGGAGTGCATAGGTTGGTGCGTATTTCGCCGTTTAATGCTGCAGGTAAACGCATGACCAGCTTTGCAAGTAGCTGGGTCTATCCGGAAATTAACGACAATATCGCAATTACCATTGAGGATAAAGATTTAAGAATCGACACTTTTAGAGCATCGGGAGCGGGAGGACAACACGTTAATACTACCGATTCAGCCGTACGTATCACTCATATACCTACAGGCACTGTTACACAATGTCAAAGCGACAGATCGCAACATAAAAATAAAGCTCAAACTATGAAAATGCTACAAGCAAAGCTCTATGAGCTTGAAATGCAAAAACGTACTGATAGCGTTAATGAACAAAACGCCGCTAAAACCGATAATAGCTGGGGACATCAGATTAGATCATACGTCTTACAGCCATATCAAATGGTGAAAGATCTACGCACCGATTACGAAACTTCTGACACTAAGGGCGTACTTGACGGTGATCTTGAAAAATTCGTCTCGGCAAGTCTAGCTATGAATGCAGGTACTAAATGA
- a CDS encoding DUF1016 N-terminal domain-containing protein, translated as MTLFWHIGKLILERQSKEKWGSKIIQNISDDLRKEFPGMKGLSYQNLSYMRQFVAEYNNEQILQQAVGEIPWSHNIIIFSKLKDIDQRIWYAQQTIENGWSRNVLSLQIKSKFI; from the coding sequence ATAACTCTTTTTTGGCACATAGGGAAATTAATTTTAGAACGCCAAAGTAAAGAAAAATGGGGTTCAAAAATAATTCAAAATATATCTGATGATTTACGTAAAGAATTTCCTGGAATGAAAGGACTATCATATCAAAATCTTTCTTATATGCGTCAGTTTGTTGCAGAATATAATAATGAACAAATCCTCCAACAGGCGGTTGGAGAAATCCCATGGAGTCATAATATTATCATTTTTTCAAAACTAAAAGATATAGACCAAAGAATTTGGTATGCACAACAAACCATCGAAAATGGTTGGTCAAGAAATGTATTATCTTTACAAATTAAAAGTAAATTTATATGA
- a CDS encoding PDDEXK nuclease domain-containing protein, whose product MHNKPSKMVGQEMYYLYKLKVNLYERSAKGINNFSNTLPELQSDLARSIIKDPYNLEFLDIQGKIMERDLENKLIDNIKNFLLELGQGFAFVGNQYHIELEGEDYYLDLVFYHIKLKCYVVIELKTGKIKVIPAASSGVF is encoded by the coding sequence ATGCACAACAAACCATCGAAAATGGTTGGTCAAGAAATGTATTATCTTTACAAATTAAAAGTAAATTTATATGAACGATCGGCAAAAGGTATAAATAACTTTTCTAATACTTTACCTGAATTACAATCTGACCTAGCAAGATCAATTATAAAAGACCCGTATAACTTAGAATTCTTAGATATTCAGGGTAAAATAATGGAGAGAGATTTAGAAAATAAGCTGATAGATAATATTAAAAATTTTTTATTAGAGTTAGGGCAAGGTTTTGCATTTGTCGGCAATCAGTATCATATAGAGCTTGAAGGAGAAGATTATTATTTAGATTTAGTTTTTTACCATATAAAGCTCAAATGTTATGTTGTCATTGAATTAAAGACCGGTAAAATAAAAGTAATCCCCGCCGCAAGCAGCGGGGTATTTTAG
- a CDS encoding PDDEXK nuclease domain-containing protein, giving the protein MPPYYAASGGEYTQKRFKPEYAGKLNFYLNLMDHKIKDESDNSTIGLILCEEKKGITVEYAIEGIQKPIGVSQFKLTETLPKKLEKFLPTPQELAKLKSE; this is encoded by the coding sequence ATTCCGCCATATTACGCCGCAAGCGGCGGGGAATATACCCAAAAGAGATTTAAACCGGAATATGCCGGTAAATTAAATTTCTATCTTAATTTAATGGATCATAAAATTAAGGATGAATCAGATAATTCTACAATTGGGTTAATTTTGTGCGAAGAAAAAAAGGGTATTACTGTAGAATACGCTATAGAAGGAATACAAAAACCAATAGGAGTATCACAATTTAAACTTACAGAAACATTACCTAAAAAGCTTGAAAAATTCCTCCCTACCCCTCAAGAACTAGCAAAACTAAAAAGCGAATAA
- a CDS encoding IS30 family transposase, protein MMNRKYRHLSREERYEIKRMYDLGVSINKIAQHLTRSKSTISMELKRNKVKGKYMPCVAQEQYKKRMHQQELLKIEKLPILLNYIKNAMIHKKWSPDAIVGKLKLDKNTACCISTESIYRFVYTSAVAAKLKLYSYLPSKRYKRQERGTRHQRIIIPQRISIHQRDAIAMQKLEVGHLEADLTFHKGNQSMNIGVLVDKKSQKIILVLNNSKRAKTVTTGFLKKIKTLPSSVRKTITMDNGKEFVGHLAYRLSGFQTFFCDPYRPRQKALVEKMNSMIHRILPKNTDITTVTQRGLDNIAEILNNMPRKIFGYKTPNEIWAENL, encoded by the coding sequence ATGATGAACAGAAAATATAGACACTTATCTCGCGAAGAGAGATATGAAATAAAAAGAATGTATGACCTAGGAGTCAGTATTAACAAGATAGCACAACATCTTACGAGATCTAAAAGCACTATTAGTATGGAGCTAAAAAGAAATAAAGTAAAAGGTAAGTATATGCCTTGTGTTGCTCAGGAACAATATAAAAAAAGGATGCATCAGCAAGAGTTATTAAAAATAGAGAAGTTACCTATTTTGTTAAATTATATCAAAAATGCTATGATTCACAAGAAATGGTCACCGGATGCTATAGTCGGAAAGTTAAAACTGGACAAAAATACAGCTTGTTGTATCAGTACAGAAAGTATATATAGATTCGTCTACACTTCTGCAGTAGCAGCTAAATTAAAGTTATATAGCTATTTACCGTCTAAAAGATATAAAAGGCAAGAAAGGGGGACAAGGCATCAAAGGATCATTATACCACAAAGGATCTCAATACATCAGCGTGATGCAATAGCAATGCAAAAGCTAGAAGTAGGGCATTTGGAGGCAGATCTTACATTTCATAAAGGTAATCAAAGTATGAATATCGGTGTGCTGGTGGATAAAAAGAGTCAAAAGATTATTTTAGTGCTGAATAACTCCAAGAGAGCTAAAACAGTTACCACTGGGTTTTTAAAAAAGATCAAAACGCTGCCAAGTAGTGTTAGAAAGACTATTACTATGGATAATGGCAAAGAGTTTGTAGGGCATCTTGCTTATAGACTATCTGGGTTTCAAACTTTCTTTTGTGATCCATACCGCCCTAGACAAAAAGCACTAGTGGAGAAAATGAATTCTATGATTCATAGAATTTTACCTAAAAATACAGATATTACAACCGTTACACAAAGAGGTCTTGACAATATTGCTGAGATTTTAAATAACATGCCAAGAAAGATTTTTGGTTATAAAACCCCCAATGAAATTTGGGCAGAAAATTTATAG
- a CDS encoding HD domain-containing protein: protein MIIVALLHDTIEDTHLTHEDISKIFDKDIADNVERLTRIKPHGKISSGEMLNLLIQEKKYDIALIKVFDRLHNLQTINAKSPDKALKTVKNTIESFLLIAAYLEIRTIEQQLLNVCVNFIEQNFPSKSEQSNLHNTTTFKNSILDSQNDLNNELKF, encoded by the coding sequence ATGATAATCGTTGCTTTGCTTCATGACACAATAGAAGATACTCATTTAACACATGAGGATATTAGCAAAATTTTTGATAAAGATATCGCAGATAATGTAGAACGCTTAACAAGAATTAAACCGCATGGAAAAATAAGCTCCGGTGAAATGTTAAATTTATTAATTCAAGAAAAAAAATATGATATAGCACTTATTAAAGTATTTGATCGTCTACATAATTTACAAACCATAAATGCTAAATCTCCTGACAAAGCTTTGAAAACAGTCAAAAACACTATAGAAAGCTTTTTACTCATAGCTGCATATCTTGAGATAAGAACGATAGAGCAGCAATTATTAAATGTGTGCGTTAATTTTATAGAACAAAATTTCCCTTCAAAAAGTGAACAGAGTAACTTACATAATACAACAACTTTTAAAAATTCTATTTTAGATTCTCAAAATGATTTAAATAATGAATTAAAATTTTAA
- a CDS encoding bifunctional (p)ppGpp synthetase/guanosine-3',5'-bis(diphosphate) 3'-pyrophosphohydrolase: protein MFQKVIKHLSHNLSKHDITAKITGRIKHPVSILYKLYRKGIKIEQLTDIFAIRIVVLNQEKCYKTLKIVHNLYEYEKDKLKNYIDNPKPNGYQSLHTVIITEDQYRIEIQIRDENMHYHAESGGAAHWRYKNDLNNALKF from the coding sequence TTGTTTCAAAAAGTTATTAAACATTTAAGTCATAATTTATCTAAACATGATATTACCGCTAAAATAACAGGTAGAATTAAACATCCCGTATCAATTTTATATAAATTATATCGTAAGGGGATAAAAATAGAACAATTAACTGATATCTTCGCAATTAGGATAGTGGTATTAAATCAAGAAAAATGCTATAAAACTTTAAAAATAGTACATAATTTATATGAGTATGAAAAAGATAAGCTGAAAAATTATATTGATAATCCTAAACCCAATGGTTACCAATCTTTACATACGGTTATTATAACTGAAGATCAATATAGAATAGAAATACAGATACGCGATGAAAATATGCATTATCATGCGGAAAGTGGCGGAGCAGCACATTGGAGGTATAAAAACGATTTAAATAATGCATTAAAATTTTAA
- a CDS encoding co-chaperone GroES produces the protein MSFKPLYDRIAIKPIEHEGKTKGGIIIPDTAKEKPMQGEVVAVGKGIRNEKGEVHPLELKVGDKVLYGKWAGTEIKVNGEDLIVMKESDVFGIIN, from the coding sequence ATGTCTTTTAAACCATTATACGATAGAATTGCAATAAAGCCTATCGAACATGAGGGAAAAACTAAGGGTGGAATTATTATTCCAGATACTGCTAAAGAAAAACCAATGCAAGGTGAAGTCGTAGCAGTTGGCAAAGGCATTCGTAATGAAAAAGGCGAAGTGCATCCTTTAGAGTTAAAAGTAGGTGATAAAGTTCTATACGGTAAATGGGCTGGTACTGAAATTAAAGTCAACGGTGAAGATCTCATCGTAATGAAAGAAAGCGATGTATTTGGTATTATTAATTAA